One genomic window of Borreliella garinii includes the following:
- a CDS encoding acetyl-CoA C-acyltransferase has translation MKKVAIIDGLRMPNTRFGGSFRGFDIIDESSKVVKALLERNNLWEVDEVIVGNVISSGLGQNIARQIALKSSLGDTVPAFSVNKVCGSGLKALELAFNSIVLGNNDIVLAGGVEDLTNSPYLLPRKVRFDGLKFGNFEIEDSIQKDALIDSLNFISMGLTAENLSEKYKITREMQDEFAYNSHVKALKARELGYFEDEIHPLTIFDKKTNSSRVVLSDEEIRDNLTLNKLASLNPVFKESGTVTAGNSSSLNDGACFLILASEERVKSLGIMPLAYIGGFESVGLDPLYMGFGAYIAIEGIISKLSLNPSEIDLIEVNEAFAAQSLSIEKALFKKYNIASDIINVNGGAIALGHPFAVSGSRILLTLARSMKMKNKTKGIASVCVGGGQGISSFLYR, from the coding sequence ATGAAAAAGGTAGCTATTATTGATGGACTTAGAATGCCTAATACTAGGTTTGGAGGTTCTTTTAGGGGTTTTGATATTATTGATGAATCTTCAAAAGTTGTTAAAGCTTTACTTGAAAGAAATAATTTATGGGAAGTGGATGAGGTCATTGTTGGGAATGTAATATCTTCAGGACTTGGCCAAAATATTGCAAGGCAAATTGCTTTAAAGTCTAGTTTGGGCGATACTGTGCCTGCATTTAGCGTTAATAAAGTTTGTGGCTCTGGTCTTAAGGCTTTGGAGCTTGCATTTAATTCTATTGTTCTTGGAAACAATGATATTGTTTTAGCTGGAGGGGTAGAAGATCTAACTAATTCTCCTTATTTATTGCCCAGAAAGGTTAGATTTGACGGTCTTAAATTTGGTAATTTTGAAATTGAAGATTCAATTCAAAAAGATGCCTTAATAGATTCTCTAAATTTTATTTCCATGGGACTTACGGCGGAAAATCTTTCAGAAAAATATAAAATAACAAGAGAGATGCAAGATGAATTTGCATATAATTCTCATGTAAAGGCATTAAAGGCAAGAGAACTTGGATATTTTGAAGATGAAATTCATCCTTTGACTATTTTTGATAAGAAAACTAATTCTAGTAGGGTTGTTTTAAGTGATGAGGAAATAAGAGATAATTTAACTCTAAATAAGCTAGCATCTCTTAATCCTGTTTTTAAAGAATCAGGCACAGTAACTGCCGGAAATTCTTCTAGTTTAAATGATGGGGCTTGTTTTTTAATTTTAGCAAGTGAGGAAAGAGTAAAAAGCTTAGGGATAATGCCATTAGCTTATATTGGGGGGTTTGAAAGCGTAGGGCTTGATCCGCTTTATATGGGTTTTGGAGCTTATATAGCCATTGAAGGCATTATTAGTAAATTAAGTTTAAACCCTAGTGAAATAGACTTGATTGAGGTGAATGAAGCATTTGCAGCTCAATCATTAAGCATTGAAAAGGCCTTGTTTAAAAAATACAATATAGCTAGCGATATTATTAATGTAAATGGTGGTGCTATTGCTTTGGGGCATCCATTTGCGGTTAGTGGTTCAAGAATTTTATTAACACTTGCTCGTTCTATGAAAATGAAGAATAAAACAAAAGGAATAGCATCTGTTTGTGTTGGCGGTGGACAAGGAATTTCTAGTTTTTTGTATAGATGA
- a CDS encoding peptidylprolyl isomerase yields MKSFLFLVILGIIGINSFAQNTPVAIINLYKNEIITKTGFDSKVDIFKKTQGRDLTAAEKKQVLQVLIADVLFSQEASKQGIKISDDEVMQTIRTQFGLVNLTDEQIKQMIEKQGTNWGELLASMKRSLSSQKLVLKQAQPRFSEVKTPSEKEIVEYYEANKTKFVNPDISRVSHVFFSTKDKKRSEVLDQAKNILSQIRSKKITFEEAVRKYSNDESSKAKNGDLGFLSRGDQNAQNLLGADFIKEVFNFNKGDISSPIASKEGFHIIKVTEKYAQRFLGLNDKVSPTTDLIVKDAIRNNMVNIQQQQIVVEVQQDVYSKLNKSANIQILDSSLK; encoded by the coding sequence ATGAAGAGTTTTTTATTTTTGGTAATATTGGGAATTATAGGGATTAACTCTTTTGCTCAAAATACTCCTGTTGCTATTATTAATCTATATAAAAATGAAATTATTACTAAAACTGGTTTTGATTCTAAGGTTGATATATTTAAAAAGACTCAAGGCCGAGACTTAACTGCTGCTGAGAAAAAGCAAGTTTTGCAAGTTTTAATAGCAGATGTTCTTTTTAGCCAAGAGGCTTCAAAACAGGGAATTAAAATTTCAGATGATGAGGTTATGCAAACAATTAGAACTCAATTTGGACTTGTAAATCTTACTGATGAGCAAATTAAGCAAATGATAGAAAAACAAGGGACAAATTGGGGTGAGCTTTTAGCTTCAATGAAAAGATCTTTATCTTCCCAAAAACTTGTTTTAAAGCAAGCTCAGCCCAGATTTTCTGAAGTTAAAACTCCTAGCGAGAAAGAAATTGTTGAGTATTATGAGGCTAATAAAACTAAATTTGTAAATCCTGATATTTCAAGAGTTAGTCATGTATTTTTTTCTACTAAGGATAAAAAAAGATCAGAGGTTTTAGATCAAGCTAAAAATATTTTAAGCCAAATAAGATCAAAAAAAATTACTTTTGAAGAGGCTGTAAGAAAATATTCAAATGATGAGTCTTCTAAAGCTAAAAATGGCGATCTTGGTTTTTTGTCAAGGGGTGATCAAAATGCTCAAAATCTTCTTGGAGCTGATTTTATAAAAGAGGTTTTTAATTTCAATAAGGGTGATATATCTTCGCCTATTGCTTCAAAGGAGGGATTTCATATTATCAAGGTTACAGAAAAATATGCTCAGAGATTTTTAGGCTTGAATGACAAAGTATCGCCTACTACAGATTTGATTGTCAAAGATGCAATAAGAAATAACATGGTTAATATTCAGCAACAGCAAATTGTTGTTGAAGTGCAGCAAGATGTGTATAGTAAGCTTAACAAGTCTGCAAATATACAAATCTTGGATTCTAGTCTAAAATAA
- the nusB gene encoding transcription antitermination factor NusB yields MHEVRVLAFQKIYSIDINQSAMDDIFDIFTIEDKGLDIENESIKSFYSSLVNGTFNNLEYIDNLIRDISWNWSLDRMDKVDLAILRMGVYSLKFQNFENSKRALIDEAILIAKKYGSKNSDKFINGILDALLKNMENCIEKK; encoded by the coding sequence ATGCATGAAGTTAGAGTTTTAGCTTTTCAAAAGATTTATAGTATTGATATTAATCAAAGCGCAATGGACGATATTTTTGATATTTTTACTATTGAAGATAAAGGATTAGATATAGAAAATGAATCTATTAAGTCGTTTTATTCTTCTTTGGTAAATGGCACTTTTAATAATTTAGAGTATATTGATAACTTGATTAGGGATATTTCTTGGAATTGGTCTTTAGATCGAATGGATAAGGTTGATCTTGCAATACTTAGAATGGGCGTCTATTCTTTGAAGTTCCAAAATTTTGAAAATTCAAAGCGTGCTTTAATTGATGAGGCAATTTTGATTGCCAAGAAATATGGCAGTAAAAACTCTGACAAATTTATAAATGGTATACTTGATGCTTTATTGAAAAATATGGAGAATTGTATTGAAAAAAAATAA
- a CDS encoding tetratricopeptide repeat protein — MKKNKTLVFILLFLLSVFLGGFYFYFNPNILYFLRGEKDFSKLIIEIDFYIDKKKFDDAKKAIRFSSYYANTEFKWLSLIKRAKVWALNTGDYHLMGDLVNLSVKVLPGNLKLRALEVYSKLKIGLLKDAYRIANQYLLNSEEYRGLYDEVFIKNLSADNKVLDFNKFIDKIYREKDARVFEEIGLNLKNNAFLVNAMLLYIEKKNMDAAKRILFKIKEDKNFFKELAYISYNLNDLDFTISNLKFFKNEDDPTLLFLLADAYFKKGDINNAKNEYLKLYTKFPDYNVLVYLNLALIANNENDFKKAISYLNKANELFKDNKIINYYLANIYFRTKNYLKVNAIVENYKEDPLFFKIYFALNYANSEYEAKKSYLWRLFYKTEYNSGIAQFLAWNLLLYSDLKDLDLFFKIYNFSENKQDWYDFYKFYYYFLKRNFTSSKRVIFDNKSPKYMFGVYYNLGVLSFSEKDYKEAERYFNEGVSLLPSSFYDKDASTHYERELISKIYLKQGINYLYLGKMEKGKESILTSYSFCKTDQARLYKNMIDTLRERKLNFD, encoded by the coding sequence TTGAAAAAAAATAAAACTTTAGTGTTCATTTTATTATTTTTATTATCGGTTTTTTTAGGTGGTTTTTATTTCTATTTCAATCCCAATATTTTATATTTTTTGAGAGGCGAGAAAGATTTTAGCAAACTTATTATAGAAATTGATTTTTATATCGATAAAAAAAAATTTGATGATGCTAAAAAAGCAATACGATTTTCATCATATTATGCTAATACTGAATTTAAATGGCTATCTCTTATTAAAAGAGCCAAGGTTTGGGCTTTAAATACGGGTGACTATCATCTGATGGGGGATTTAGTAAATCTTAGCGTTAAAGTTTTGCCGGGTAATTTAAAACTAAGAGCTTTAGAAGTTTATTCTAAGCTTAAAATTGGGCTTTTAAAAGACGCTTATAGGATTGCAAATCAATATCTTTTAAATAGTGAAGAGTATCGAGGTCTTTATGATGAAGTTTTTATTAAAAATTTAAGTGCGGATAATAAGGTTTTAGATTTTAACAAATTTATTGATAAAATATATAGGGAAAAGGATGCCCGTGTTTTTGAAGAGATAGGTTTAAATCTTAAAAATAATGCATTTTTAGTAAATGCAATGCTTTTATATATAGAGAAAAAAAACATGGATGCTGCTAAGCGTATACTTTTTAAAATTAAAGAAGACAAAAACTTTTTCAAAGAGCTTGCATATATTTCATACAATCTTAATGATTTAGATTTTACAATTTCCAATCTTAAGTTCTTTAAAAATGAAGATGATCCCACTTTGCTTTTTTTGCTTGCTGATGCTTATTTTAAAAAAGGAGATATTAATAATGCTAAGAATGAATATTTAAAGCTTTATACAAAATTTCCTGATTATAATGTTCTTGTTTATTTAAATCTTGCACTTATAGCTAATAATGAGAATGATTTTAAAAAAGCAATTTCTTATTTAAATAAGGCTAATGAGCTGTTTAAAGATAATAAGATAATAAATTATTATTTAGCAAACATATACTTTAGAACTAAAAATTATCTTAAAGTTAATGCAATTGTAGAGAATTACAAGGAAGATCCTTTATTTTTTAAAATTTATTTTGCGTTAAATTATGCAAATTCTGAGTATGAGGCAAAAAAATCTTATTTGTGGCGACTATTTTACAAAACAGAGTACAATTCTGGGATTGCTCAATTTTTGGCTTGGAATTTGTTGCTTTATTCGGATTTAAAGGATTTGGATTTATTTTTTAAAATTTATAATTTTTCTGAAAATAAACAAGATTGGTATGATTTTTATAAATTTTATTATTATTTTCTTAAAAGAAATTTTACTAGTTCAAAAAGGGTAATTTTTGACAATAAATCCCCAAAATATATGTTTGGAGTTTATTATAATCTTGGAGTTTTGAGCTTTTCTGAGAAAGATTATAAAGAAGCAGAAAGATATTTTAATGAAGGAGTATCTTTATTGCCTAGTAGTTTTTATGATAAAGATGCTAGCACCCATTATGAGCGTGAGCTTATATCAAAAATCTACTTAAAACAAGGAATTAATTATCTTTATTTGGGGAAAATGGAAAAAGGCAAAGAGTCTATTTTAACTTCTTATTCTTTCTGCAAAACTGATCAAGCAAGGCTTTATAAAAATATGATAGATACACTTAGAGAAAGGAAGTTGAATTTTGACTAG
- the map gene encoding type I methionyl aminopeptidase: protein MTRLRLKSKEEIKKIKASARLLALTLLEVERNIVPGISTKELDLIAYDFIIKNRAKPAFKGYHGFKGTICASVNEEVIHGIPGKRKLASGDIVSIDCGVILDGFYSDMAKTFKVGSVDPSIDKLLEVTNASLYKGIAEMKVGNRILNISKAIEEYIKPFGFGIVREYTGHGVGFQLHEEPSVPNYYAPFFKNIRIQEGMVLAIEPMVNLKGHKVSIKSDGWTVFASDLSYSAHFEHTVAVVDGLPLILSEV from the coding sequence TTGACTAGATTAAGATTGAAATCTAAAGAAGAGATTAAAAAAATAAAAGCTTCAGCACGCTTGTTGGCGCTTACTTTGTTAGAAGTCGAAAGAAATATTGTTCCTGGTATTAGCACTAAGGAACTTGATTTGATAGCCTATGATTTTATTATTAAAAATAGAGCTAAGCCAGCTTTTAAAGGATATCATGGGTTTAAGGGCACTATTTGTGCATCTGTTAATGAAGAGGTTATTCACGGTATTCCTGGGAAAAGAAAACTAGCCTCTGGGGATATTGTTAGCATTGATTGTGGGGTCATTCTTGATGGGTTTTATAGCGATATGGCAAAAACTTTTAAAGTGGGAAGTGTGGACCCTAGTATTGATAAACTTTTAGAAGTTACAAATGCTTCTCTTTACAAAGGTATTGCTGAGATGAAGGTGGGAAATAGAATTTTAAATATATCAAAAGCAATAGAAGAGTATATAAAACCATTTGGTTTTGGAATAGTTAGAGAATATACGGGTCATGGTGTTGGATTTCAACTTCACGAAGAACCAAGTGTTCCAAATTATTATGCTCCTTTTTTTAAAAATATTAGAATTCAGGAAGGTATGGTTTTGGCTATTGAGCCTATGGTAAACTTAAAGGGGCATAAGGTTTCAATAAAAAGTGATGGCTGGACTGTTTTTGCATCTGATCTTAGTTATTCTGCGCATTTTGAACACACTGTTGCTGTTGTTGATGGATTGCCTTTAATTTTAAGTGAAGTTTAA
- the htrA gene encoding DegQ family serine endoprotease HtrA: MEKKFFSGFILSFLALGIGFFIGMHYLDSNRSNIVFAEEKDNTVQALQDSFREVSKKILPSSVEVHATGVIKQSFPIPFFFFDMPEFDSERKSNWAGSGVIIGRDSQKKSLFYVVTNSHVVDKATELEVVSYDKKKHKAKLIGKDEKKDIALISFESDDATIKVADLGDSDKLEIGDWVMAVGSPFQFSFTVTAGIVSGLQRSANPNLQSRNLFIQTDAAINRGNSGGPLVNIKGEVIGINAWIASNSGGNIGLGFAIPVNNIKSTVDFFLKGKKIESAWLGISFYPLKTRDSEVLKSLGVEGKDVSAAIIASLYPGSPAVKSGLRAGDIIVKVNGVSMSVFQDVTSYISDFYAGEKVNVEILRGNVKKNIEIILAVRPKDKELSSSKMLPGFIVYPLVEDIKAQLNLRNWIKGVVVDYIDKNLASSIKMKSGDVILSVNSQSVSNLREFYDALKIGKNTYKILRGNDSFKISF, encoded by the coding sequence GTGGAAAAAAAGTTTTTTTCTGGATTCATTCTCAGTTTTTTGGCTTTAGGTATTGGTTTTTTTATTGGAATGCATTACTTAGATTCTAATAGAAGTAATATTGTTTTTGCAGAAGAAAAAGACAATACAGTACAAGCTTTACAAGATTCTTTTAGGGAAGTTTCCAAGAAAATTTTACCATCGTCCGTAGAAGTTCATGCAACTGGAGTAATTAAACAGAGTTTTCCTATTCCATTTTTCTTTTTTGATATGCCAGAATTTGATTCTGAGAGAAAAAGCAATTGGGCAGGGTCTGGAGTAATAATTGGTAGAGATTCTCAAAAAAAATCATTATTTTATGTGGTTACAAATAGTCATGTAGTAGACAAGGCAACTGAACTTGAAGTTGTCTCTTATGATAAAAAAAAGCACAAGGCTAAGTTAATTGGTAAGGATGAAAAAAAAGATATTGCTCTTATTAGCTTTGAAAGTGATGATGCAACTATTAAAGTAGCTGATCTTGGAGATAGTGATAAGCTTGAAATAGGTGATTGGGTTATGGCAGTAGGTAGTCCTTTTCAATTTAGTTTTACAGTTACAGCAGGTATTGTAAGTGGATTGCAACGCTCTGCAAATCCTAATTTGCAATCAAGGAATTTATTTATTCAAACTGATGCTGCAATCAACAGAGGTAATTCAGGTGGTCCTCTTGTAAATATAAAGGGTGAAGTTATTGGGATTAATGCTTGGATAGCTTCAAATTCTGGTGGAAATATTGGGTTAGGTTTTGCAATTCCTGTTAATAATATTAAAAGTACTGTAGATTTTTTTCTTAAAGGTAAAAAAATTGAATCAGCATGGCTTGGAATTTCTTTTTATCCTTTAAAGACAAGAGATTCTGAAGTACTAAAAAGCTTAGGGGTTGAAGGTAAGGATGTTTCAGCTGCAATTATTGCCTCTCTTTATCCAGGTTCACCTGCCGTTAAGTCAGGGCTTAGAGCAGGTGACATTATTGTGAAGGTTAATGGGGTTTCTATGAGTGTTTTTCAAGATGTTACATCATATATTAGCGATTTTTATGCTGGTGAGAAAGTAAATGTAGAAATTTTAAGAGGTAATGTCAAAAAAAATATTGAGATTATTCTTGCTGTTAGACCTAAGGATAAAGAACTTTCTTCTTCCAAAATGCTTCCAGGTTTTATTGTGTATCCATTAGTTGAGGATATTAAAGCTCAGCTTAATTTAAGGAATTGGATTAAAGGCGTTGTTGTTGATTATATTGATAAAAATTTAGCATCAAGTATTAAGATGAAATCAGGAGATGTGATTCTTTCTGTAAATTCACAAAGTGTTTCTAATTTAAGAGAATTTTATGATGCTCTTAAGATTGGAAAAAATACTTATAAAATTTTAAGAGGAAACGATTCTTTTAAAATTTCGTTTTAG
- a CDS encoding phosphoribosyltransferase, which yields MKKYISYEEIRINGFKLAYKIYKDGFIPDIMYVSLRGGAYLGNIISEFFKFVKADKPLLYAAVVARSYDIFNEQQKKIMIDGWTYDPKYLRAGDKVLFVDDIFDTGRTIVYLRGEVLKKGIENKNVKIAVYDYKDHGFVDYIPDYYVNKYTNQEELNTWIHYGNHELTGLNESEYKNSFGYIDDELNEVLKFLAKNKS from the coding sequence ATGAAAAAATACATTTCTTATGAAGAGATAAGAATTAATGGGTTTAAGCTCGCTTATAAAATTTATAAAGATGGATTTATTCCAGACATTATGTATGTTTCTTTGAGAGGGGGGGCTTATCTTGGAAATATTATTAGCGAATTTTTTAAATTTGTAAAAGCAGATAAACCCCTTTTATATGCAGCTGTTGTTGCCAGATCTTATGATATTTTTAATGAGCAGCAAAAAAAGATAATGATAGATGGTTGGACCTATGATCCAAAATATTTAAGGGCAGGCGATAAAGTTTTGTTTGTTGATGATATTTTTGATACGGGTCGTACTATTGTTTATTTGAGAGGTGAGGTTTTAAAAAAGGGTATAGAAAATAAAAATGTTAAAATAGCAGTTTACGATTATAAGGATCATGGATTTGTAGATTATATTCCTGATTATTATGTTAATAAGTATACTAACCAAGAAGAATTAAATACTTGGATTCATTATGGAAATCATGAGCTTACAGGATTAAATGAAAGTGAATATAAGAATAGTTTTGGATATATAGATGACGAACTTAATGAGGTTTTAAAATTTTTGGCAAAAAACAAATCTTAA
- the asnS gene encoding asparagine--tRNA ligase, giving the protein MFSSIKDILENPILNSNVTINGWIRTKRSNGKIGFIEINDGSTLKGIQAVINEEENQFTEKDLKKLTTGASISLTGLLVESPAKGQNYEIKTYSFNIIGETDSQTYPLQKKRHTFEFLREIPHLRIRTNTFGAIARVRNKISYKIHEYFQKNGFFYINTPIITSNDGEGAGEMFRVSTLKFNKPNNSLSNIDFKDDFFGKEAFLSVTGQLHGEAYAMALSKIYTFGPTFRAENSNTTRHASEFWMIEPEMAFCKLNDNISLAEDLLKYLLSSILNECSQDMDFLENYIEKGLIKKLENVINSNFEVITYTKAIAILENSKKNFDTKPCWGIDLQTDHERYLTEEIFKKPIVVIDYPKNFKAFYMKINKDNKTVKGMDILVPRIGEIIGGSEREDDLQKLENRIKELNLNIEHLNWYLDLRRFGSTPHSGFGLGLERLVQYTTGISNIRDSIPFPRTPKNLYF; this is encoded by the coding sequence ATGTTTTCAAGCATTAAAGATATTTTAGAAAATCCAATTTTAAACAGCAATGTTACAATAAACGGCTGGATTAGAACTAAGAGAAGTAATGGTAAGATTGGATTTATAGAAATTAATGATGGCTCAACGCTTAAAGGAATTCAAGCTGTAATAAACGAAGAAGAAAATCAATTTACTGAAAAAGATCTGAAAAAACTAACAACAGGGGCAAGTATATCGTTAACGGGCCTATTAGTGGAAAGTCCTGCAAAAGGACAAAATTATGAAATAAAAACATATAGTTTTAACATAATCGGAGAAACAGATTCACAAACTTACCCATTGCAAAAAAAGAGACATACTTTTGAATTCTTAAGAGAAATACCTCATTTAAGAATAAGAACCAATACATTTGGAGCCATTGCTAGGGTAAGAAATAAAATTTCATACAAGATTCATGAATATTTCCAAAAAAATGGTTTTTTTTATATTAATACACCAATAATTACATCAAATGATGGGGAAGGTGCTGGGGAAATGTTTAGAGTTTCCACACTAAAATTTAATAAGCCAAACAATTCGCTTAGCAATATTGATTTCAAAGACGATTTTTTTGGAAAAGAAGCTTTTCTCTCTGTCACCGGTCAATTGCACGGAGAAGCGTATGCAATGGCTTTATCTAAAATATATACATTCGGACCAACATTTCGAGCAGAAAATTCTAACACCACGCGCCACGCTTCAGAATTTTGGATGATAGAACCGGAAATGGCTTTTTGCAAGCTTAACGACAATATTAGTCTAGCAGAAGATCTCTTAAAATACCTTTTAAGTTCAATTTTAAATGAATGCTCACAAGATATGGATTTTTTAGAAAATTACATTGAAAAAGGTTTAATTAAAAAACTAGAAAACGTAATAAATTCAAATTTTGAAGTTATTACCTATACTAAAGCAATTGCAATTCTTGAAAACTCAAAAAAAAATTTTGACACAAAACCTTGCTGGGGAATAGATTTGCAAACAGATCACGAAAGATACTTAACAGAGGAAATTTTTAAAAAACCAATAGTGGTCATTGATTATCCAAAAAATTTCAAAGCATTTTACATGAAAATAAACAAAGACAATAAAACCGTAAAAGGAATGGACATACTTGTTCCAAGAATTGGAGAGATTATAGGGGGAAGCGAAAGAGAAGATGACTTGCAAAAATTAGAAAATAGAATAAAAGAATTAAATCTAAACATTGAGCATCTAAACTGGTATCTTGATCTAAGAAGATTTGGTTCTACTCCCCATTCTGGTTTTGGACTTGGACTTGAAAGATTGGTGCAATACACAACAGGAATATCCAATATAAGAGATTCAATACCATTCCCAAGAACTCCTAAAAATCTTTATTTTTAA
- the murI gene encoding glutamate racemase: MKNFKEVIIVFDSGIGGLSYFKYIKNKIDGYQYVYVADNKNFPYGEKSSEYLLEAILYLIEKLNKIYNISALILACNTISVSVYNKLNFVFPVVYTLPEVSLISDLALKRVLLIATNTTLESKFVKDQVNMHNDLIVKAAGELVNFVEYGEKYRKDALRCLEALKFEVVNTDREIVFLGCTHYLHLKSMIEDFLKIPVYENRELVVQSLIRSINFPQCKDSYYKNDVDLVDEFYLTKNENLTFYQNFCKKYNLYFKGTIV; the protein is encoded by the coding sequence ATGAAAAATTTCAAAGAAGTAATAATTGTTTTTGATTCAGGAATAGGGGGACTTTCTTATTTTAAATATATTAAAAATAAAATAGACGGATACCAATATGTTTATGTTGCCGACAATAAAAATTTTCCTTATGGAGAGAAGAGTTCAGAATATCTTTTAGAAGCAATTTTGTATTTAATTGAGAAACTTAACAAAATTTATAATATTAGTGCATTAATTTTGGCTTGCAATACAATTTCTGTTAGTGTATACAATAAATTAAATTTTGTTTTTCCAGTAGTCTATACTTTGCCAGAGGTAAGTTTAATTTCAGATCTTGCTTTAAAAAGAGTTCTTTTGATTGCAACAAATACTACCCTTGAAAGCAAATTTGTTAAAGATCAAGTGAATATGCATAATGATTTAATTGTAAAGGCTGCTGGAGAGCTTGTTAATTTTGTTGAATATGGGGAAAAATATAGAAAAGATGCTCTTAGATGTTTGGAAGCTTTGAAATTTGAAGTTGTAAACACCGATAGAGAAATTGTTTTTCTTGGATGCACTCATTATTTGCATCTTAAGTCAATGATAGAAGATTTCTTAAAAATTCCTGTTTATGAGAATCGTGAATTAGTGGTACAAAGTCTTATTAGATCAATTAATTTTCCTCAATGTAAAGACAGCTATTATAAAAATGATGTTGACCTTGTAGATGAGTTTTATTTGACTAAAAATGAAAATTTGACTTTTTATCAAAATTTTTGCAAGAAATATAATCTCTACTTTAAAGGAACGATAGTTTGA
- the rsgA gene encoding ribosome small subunit-dependent GTPase A produces MNYLEFEVIWGVNNIYSILELKSKLIYEGIFKGKVLETGCKEYSPLVPGDIVLGYVYGSRKVYIDKRVSRKNILWRYNRKVDLRQTIVSNVDNVLIVNSANFPEMKNFFIDRVLVVAEEQNIVPVIVINKIDKGISQKVEEFSEIYKNLGYKVLKTSVKTFEGIKEVKEVLRNSRTSFIGQSGVGKSSLINLIDSRASQSVNEISQKYSRGKHTTVYSISFHSENWIIVDTPGIKEFGVETLPFENLKYYFKEFENFASFCKYKSCLHVSEPHCSVTSSLGNGISKPRYESYLKILSELKNYKNYAK; encoded by the coding sequence TTGAATTATCTTGAATTTGAGGTTATTTGGGGAGTTAATAATATATATTCTATTTTAGAACTTAAGAGTAAATTAATTTATGAAGGAATTTTTAAGGGCAAGGTATTAGAAACAGGCTGTAAGGAGTATAGTCCTTTAGTGCCAGGAGATATAGTTTTGGGGTATGTTTATGGTTCTCGTAAAGTATATATTGATAAGCGAGTAAGTAGGAAAAATATTCTTTGGCGTTATAATAGAAAAGTAGATCTTAGGCAAACAATTGTTTCTAATGTTGATAATGTTTTGATTGTAAATTCTGCTAACTTTCCTGAGATGAAAAATTTTTTTATCGACAGAGTCCTTGTTGTTGCAGAAGAGCAAAATATTGTTCCTGTTATTGTGATTAATAAAATTGATAAAGGAATAAGCCAGAAGGTTGAAGAATTTTCTGAAATTTATAAAAATCTAGGATACAAGGTTTTAAAAACTTCTGTTAAAACTTTTGAGGGCATTAAAGAAGTAAAAGAGGTTTTAAGAAATTCAAGAACTTCCTTTATTGGCCAATCTGGTGTTGGTAAATCTTCTTTAATAAATTTGATTGATTCAAGAGCCTCTCAATCAGTAAATGAAATTTCACAGAAGTATTCTAGGGGAAAACATACTACTGTTTATTCAATATCATTTCATTCTGAGAACTGGATAATAGTTGATACGCCCGGAATAAAGGAGTTTGGAGTTGAAACATTGCCTTTTGAAAATCTTAAGTATTATTTTAAAGAATTTGAAAATTTTGCTAGTTTTTGTAAATATAAATCTTGCTTACATGTTAGCGAGCCTCATTGTTCTGTTACGAGTTCTTTAGGCAATGGTATTTCTAAACCTAGATACGAAAGCTATTTAAAGATTTTGTCAGAGCTTAAAAATTATAAAAATTATGCAAAATAA